A region of Candidatus Binatia bacterium DNA encodes the following proteins:
- a CDS encoding tetratricopeptide repeat protein → MTATRSRWLVRLLILIVAISLIDCAPRKRVRRKMVTRPTPTATPRPDKKRPAPTPTRAPRDITRDPLTRLITESTPSRDVSALRLAERAREELDEGTTDSAFELLDTAIKNAPTLQPPYVLRARAYLAEGATQQARSDLDKAASLPAPTAWVAEAAAVRGMMFELEGNRSEAIAAYRRALRIFPGNVRAREALKRLTGSTSGGGGPP, encoded by the coding sequence ATGACGGCGACCCGTTCCCGCTGGCTGGTGCGGCTCCTGATCCTGATCGTCGCGATTTCCTTGATTGACTGCGCGCCGCGCAAGCGCGTACGTCGCAAGATGGTGACCCGGCCGACGCCCACCGCGACGCCGCGTCCCGACAAGAAGCGTCCGGCGCCGACGCCGACGCGTGCGCCGCGCGACATCACGCGCGACCCGCTGACGCGTCTCATCACCGAGAGCACGCCGTCGCGCGACGTGTCCGCGCTGAGGCTCGCCGAGCGGGCGCGCGAGGAGCTCGACGAGGGCACGACCGACAGCGCCTTCGAGCTGCTCGACACCGCGATCAAGAACGCGCCGACCCTGCAGCCGCCCTACGTGCTGCGGGCGCGGGCGTACCTCGCGGAAGGCGCCACGCAGCAGGCGCGGTCCGACCTCGACAAGGCGGCGTCGCTGCCGGCGCCGACCGCTTGGGTCGCCGAGGCCGCCGCGGTGCGTGGCATGATGTTCGAGCTCGAGGGCAACCGCAGCGAGGCCATCGCGGCCTACCGGCGCGCGCTACGGATCTTCCCAGGCAACGTCCGGGCGCGCGAGGCGCTGAAGCGTCTCACCGGCAGCACGTCCGGTGGGGGAGGGCCGCCGTGA
- the tsaD gene encoding tRNA (adenosine(37)-N6)-threonylcarbamoyltransferase complex transferase subunit TsaD: MIVLGIESSCDDTAAAVLRDGQELSSVVASQEEVHGPYGGVVPELAARNHIRHVVPVIETALVRAGIELGDVDAVAATRGPGLVGSLLVGLCTAKAIARRHGLPFVGVNHIEGHLLSIELEEKVERPFLGLVVSGGHSALYWAGEDGRYALLGQTRDDAAGEAFDKAAKLLGLGYPGGRAIEQVARDGDPDALPLPRPRVRGADLDLSFSGLKTALRLGLEKHPNLPLADVAASFQRAVVDTLLDLVRRAIDGTGATRVVVTGGVSANGALREAMARLAEEQGARLLVPPLRRCTDNAAMIAYAGWLRLQRGERDPLTLNAAAELPLGPRVHPNELRA; encoded by the coding sequence GTGATCGTCCTCGGCATCGAGTCGTCGTGCGACGACACCGCGGCCGCGGTGCTGCGTGACGGACAAGAGCTCTCGAGCGTCGTCGCCTCGCAAGAGGAGGTGCACGGACCTTACGGCGGGGTCGTGCCGGAGCTCGCGGCGCGCAACCACATCCGCCACGTCGTGCCGGTGATCGAGACGGCGCTCGTGCGCGCCGGGATCGAGCTCGGCGACGTCGACGCGGTCGCCGCGACGCGCGGCCCGGGCCTCGTCGGCTCGCTGCTCGTCGGGCTCTGCACGGCGAAGGCGATCGCTCGTCGGCACGGGCTGCCGTTCGTCGGCGTCAATCACATCGAAGGACACCTGCTCTCGATCGAGCTCGAGGAGAAGGTCGAGCGTCCGTTCCTCGGCCTCGTCGTCTCGGGCGGGCACTCGGCGCTCTACTGGGCGGGCGAGGACGGCCGCTACGCGCTGCTCGGCCAGACGCGCGACGACGCGGCCGGCGAGGCCTTCGACAAGGCGGCGAAGCTGCTCGGGCTCGGCTATCCCGGCGGGCGCGCGATCGAGCAGGTGGCGCGCGACGGCGATCCCGACGCACTGCCGCTGCCGCGTCCGCGCGTGCGCGGCGCCGACCTCGACCTGAGCTTCAGCGGCCTCAAGACGGCGCTTCGTCTCGGCCTCGAGAAGCATCCGAACCTTCCGCTCGCCGACGTGGCGGCGTCGTTCCAGCGCGCGGTCGTCGACACGCTGCTCGACCTCGTGCGTCGCGCGATCGACGGCACGGGCGCGACGCGCGTCGTGGTGACGGGCGGCGTGTCCGCCAACGGCGCGCTGCGCGAGGCGATGGCGCGGCTCGCCGAGGAGCAGGGCGCGCGTCTGCTGGTGCCGCCGCTCCGGCGCTGCACCGATAACGCCGCGATGATCGCCTACGCCGGCTGGCTGCGTCTGCAGCGCGGCGAGCGCGATCCGCTGACGCTCAACGCCGCGGCCGAACTGCCGCTCGGACCGCGCGTGCACCCGAACGAGCTCCGTGCGTAA
- the rsmA gene encoding 16S rRNA (adenine(1518)-N(6)/adenine(1519)-N(6))-dimethyltransferase RsmA produces the protein MRKAARRRALGQHFLIDGEVADRTVQLADLDPGATVLEIGPGRGALTDRLLAAGHRVVAIEVDPELASALEARRDDRLTIVRGDALQVDLATLPPGPLPVVANLPYATGTAIVTRLLEHPERFPRLTVMLQLEVAERLCASPNTRAYGSLTVLSALHAEAIFGFVVPPQAFSPRPQVDSAVVRLDVVTTPRAAVIDEALFRRVVRAAFAQRRKTLRNALTAGFGSAVADAMLAAAEIDPRRRAETLSLDEFALLTSAAARVRQRASDADHA, from the coding sequence GTGCGTAAAGCGGCCCGCCGACGCGCGCTCGGCCAGCACTTCCTGATCGACGGCGAGGTCGCGGACCGGACGGTGCAGCTCGCCGACCTCGACCCCGGCGCGACGGTGCTCGAGATCGGACCGGGCCGCGGCGCGCTCACCGACCGCCTGCTCGCGGCGGGCCATCGCGTCGTCGCCATCGAGGTCGATCCCGAGCTTGCGAGCGCGCTCGAGGCGCGGCGCGACGATCGGCTCACCATCGTGCGCGGCGACGCGCTGCAGGTCGACCTCGCGACGCTGCCGCCCGGACCGCTGCCGGTGGTCGCCAACCTGCCGTACGCGACGGGCACGGCGATCGTCACGCGTCTGCTCGAGCACCCGGAGCGCTTCCCGCGCCTCACGGTGATGCTGCAGCTCGAGGTCGCGGAGCGTCTCTGCGCGTCGCCGAACACGCGGGCGTACGGCAGCTTGACGGTGCTCTCTGCGCTGCACGCCGAGGCGATCTTCGGCTTCGTCGTGCCGCCGCAGGCGTTCTCGCCGCGGCCGCAGGTCGACTCGGCGGTGGTGCGCCTCGACGTGGTCACGACGCCGCGCGCCGCGGTCATCGACGAGGCGCTGTTCCGGCGGGTCGTGCGCGCGGCGTTCGCGCAGCGCCGCAAGACGCTGCGCAACGCGCTCACCGCGGGCTTCGGCAGCGCCGTGGCCGACGCGATGCTCGCGGCGGCGGAGATCGATCCGCGCCGGCGCGCGGAGACGCTGTCGCTCGACGAGTTCGCGCTCCTCACGAGCGCCGCCGCGCGGGTACGCCAGCGCGCGTCCGACGCGGACCATGCCTGA
- the mutM gene encoding bifunctional DNA-formamidopyrimidine glycosylase/DNA-(apurinic or apyrimidinic site) lyase, with amino-acid sequence MPELPEVETVCRTIAPHVVGRRIERVDVRERRLRRPIPRDLEARLAGRVVHGVARRAKYLLLDVGEGLRWVVHLGMSGRFCVGEPPPGQPHVHVVADLEGGVRLYFRDPRRFGLMLLSRDDADLGVLGVEPLGPDFDGELLWSLSRRHRRVTVKSLLMDSRLIAGVGNIYANEALFEAGIRPARRSWRLTRAEADRLAAAVRTVLERAIASRGSSLLDYRDADGNEGEFQRMLRVYEREGEPCRRCATPIKRVVIAGRSSFYCPRCQR; translated from the coding sequence ATGCCTGAGCTGCCCGAGGTCGAGACCGTCTGCCGGACGATCGCGCCGCACGTCGTTGGGCGCCGTATCGAGCGCGTCGACGTGCGCGAGCGGCGTCTGCGCCGTCCGATCCCGCGCGACCTCGAGGCGCGTCTCGCGGGACGCGTCGTCCACGGCGTGGCGCGGCGCGCGAAGTACCTCCTGCTCGACGTCGGCGAGGGGCTGCGCTGGGTCGTGCACCTCGGCATGAGCGGACGCTTCTGCGTCGGCGAGCCGCCGCCGGGGCAGCCGCACGTGCACGTCGTCGCGGACCTCGAGGGCGGCGTGCGGCTCTACTTCCGCGACCCGCGCCGCTTCGGCCTCATGCTGCTGTCGAGGGACGACGCCGACCTCGGCGTGCTCGGCGTCGAGCCGCTCGGTCCCGACTTCGACGGCGAGCTGCTGTGGTCGCTGAGCCGTCGGCACCGGCGTGTCACGGTGAAGTCGCTGTTGATGGACAGCCGGCTCATCGCCGGGGTCGGCAACATCTACGCCAACGAGGCGCTGTTCGAGGCCGGCATCCGACCGGCTCGGCGAAGTTGGCGCTTGACGCGCGCCGAGGCGGACCGTCTCGCCGCGGCGGTGCGCACCGTGCTCGAGCGCGCGATCGCGAGCCGCGGCTCCTCGCTGCTCGACTACCGCGACGCGGACGGCAACGAGGGCGAGTTCCAGCGCATGCTGCGCGTCTACGAGCGCGAGGGTGAGCCGTGCCGACGCTGCGCGACGCCGATCAAGCGCGTCGTCATCGCCGGACGCAGCTCGTTCTACTGCCCGCGCTGCCAGCGCTGA
- a CDS encoding ABC transporter permease has product MTATPLPVAESAPSIVVTRQRGRGRLLVGTALLAVIAAAALLAPWLAPYDPLAIDLAHHLEPPSAAHPLGTDRLGRDVLARLLWGARLSLGVGAAAVAGALTIGVALGTLAGYGGRLLDELLMRVTDVLLAFPGILLAIALAAVLGPSARNVVIALSVMSWPAYARLTRAEVRAAAARESTHAALALGASPLRVVLRHLLPSARPALLVQATFGVAGAIIAESSLSFLGLGPPPPTPSWGAMLAEGRSFLLVAPHLVIAPAIALGVTVLAIQMVGDGLRAREVRQR; this is encoded by the coding sequence ATGACCGCGACGCCGCTCCCCGTGGCGGAATCGGCGCCGTCCATCGTCGTCACGCGGCAGCGCGGACGAGGACGTCTCCTGGTCGGCACGGCGCTGCTCGCCGTGATCGCCGCCGCAGCGCTGCTCGCGCCCTGGCTCGCGCCGTACGACCCGCTGGCGATCGATCTCGCGCACCACCTCGAGCCGCCGTCCGCCGCGCACCCGCTCGGCACCGACCGGCTCGGGCGCGACGTGCTCGCGCGTCTTCTCTGGGGCGCGCGGTTGTCGCTCGGCGTCGGCGCCGCCGCCGTCGCCGGTGCGCTCACGATCGGCGTCGCGCTCGGCACGCTCGCCGGCTACGGCGGGCGCTTGCTCGACGAGCTGCTGATGCGCGTCACCGACGTGCTGCTCGCCTTCCCCGGCATCCTGCTCGCGATCGCGCTCGCCGCGGTGCTGGGACCGAGCGCGCGCAACGTCGTCATCGCGCTCAGTGTGATGAGCTGGCCCGCGTACGCTCGTCTGACGCGCGCCGAGGTGCGCGCCGCGGCGGCGCGCGAGTCGACCCACGCCGCGCTGGCGCTCGGCGCGAGCCCGCTGCGCGTCGTGCTGCGTCACCTGCTGCCGAGCGCGCGTCCCGCGCTGCTCGTGCAGGCGACCTTCGGCGTCGCCGGCGCGATCATCGCGGAGTCGAGCCTGTCGTTCTTGGGCCTCGGCCCGCCGCCGCCCACACCGTCGTGGGGCGCGATGCTCGCCGAGGGACGCTCGTTCCTGCTGGTCGCGCCGCACCTCGTGATCGCGCCCGCGATCGCGCTCGGCGTCACGGTGCTCGCGATCCAGATGGTCGGCGACGGATTGCGTGCGCGCGAGGTCCGACAGCGCTGA